In one Vibrio sp. YMD68 genomic region, the following are encoded:
- a CDS encoding phospholipase D family protein, giving the protein MTSETPKSGSFHYGYQQGSQLDLVFQQTEYDTRIYTGFLPLSRGHDALLARLALIESAQKSLDVQYYIYRNDETSQLLTWRLYEAAQRGVRVRILLDDMQKRSDRDMASLAAHPNIEIRLFNPHQYRKARSLAFISDFDRLNRRMHNKSMTADSVLSIVGGRNIGNEYFSFESSVEFGDFDFLLYGNTVEQTADQFDIYWNSDYTVPMEWIYPNASIFTEEEAAKKVEELQLESMFSSGDYDFTQLPFYQKIANRELSLYWGKGKLWYDLPNKVSGESSQLVDNLTTLLGTVENSLVLISPYFVPTKEGSASLVDAVESGKKVTIITNTLASNDVFAVHGWYAKYRQELVEGGIELWEIKASAHIDNKWSFTGSSRSSLHAKAMLLDDNKIFVGSMNWDPRSANLNTEMAVVIEQPEYVQKSLEAVQLGLKSNAYKIVIENDNIAWYDPVTDTTLTSEPEATLWQKMGAWLAGLLPIEDQL; this is encoded by the coding sequence ATGACTTCTGAAACGCCTAAGTCCGGCAGTTTTCACTATGGGTATCAACAGGGTTCTCAGCTTGATTTAGTGTTCCAGCAAACTGAGTATGATACTCGTATTTATACGGGCTTTTTACCGTTGAGCCGGGGTCACGATGCATTATTGGCGCGTTTAGCGTTGATTGAGTCTGCGCAAAAAAGCCTAGACGTTCAGTATTACATTTATCGAAACGATGAAACCAGCCAACTGCTTACATGGCGTCTCTATGAAGCGGCACAAAGAGGGGTTCGAGTTAGGATACTATTAGATGATATGCAAAAGCGCAGTGATCGAGATATGGCGTCATTGGCGGCCCATCCTAATATTGAAATCCGCCTTTTTAATCCTCATCAGTACAGGAAAGCCCGAAGTCTGGCCTTTATTTCAGATTTTGACCGCTTAAATCGCCGCATGCACAATAAATCGATGACTGCCGATTCTGTTCTGAGCATTGTCGGTGGGCGAAATATTGGTAATGAGTACTTTTCGTTTGAATCGAGTGTTGAGTTTGGCGACTTTGATTTCTTACTTTATGGGAACACGGTAGAGCAGACGGCGGATCAATTTGATATCTATTGGAACAGCGACTATACGGTGCCGATGGAGTGGATTTACCCCAATGCCTCCATTTTCACTGAAGAAGAGGCGGCCAAAAAGGTTGAAGAGTTACAGCTAGAAAGTATGTTTTCTTCTGGAGACTACGACTTTACTCAACTTCCTTTTTACCAAAAGATTGCGAACCGTGAATTGTCGTTGTATTGGGGTAAGGGAAAGCTCTGGTATGATTTGCCTAATAAAGTGTCAGGTGAAAGCAGCCAGTTGGTGGATAATTTAACGACATTGCTAGGCACAGTAGAAAACTCTTTAGTGTTAATTTCTCCTTATTTCGTTCCCACTAAAGAGGGCAGTGCCAGTCTAGTGGACGCCGTCGAATCGGGAAAAAAAGTCACCATCATTACTAATACGCTCGCTTCCAACGACGTTTTTGCTGTTCACGGTTGGTACGCGAAGTACCGGCAAGAATTGGTCGAAGGCGGAATTGAACTTTGGGAAATCAAAGCGAGTGCCCATATTGACAATAAGTGGAGTTTTACTGGTAGTAGTCGGTCAAGTTTACACGCAAAAGCCATGCTATTGGACGACAATAAAATATTTGTAGGTTCAATGAATTGGGACCCGCGTTCAGCGAATTTGAATACGGAAATGGCTGTCGTCATCGAGCAACCTGAATACGTTCAAAAGTCATTGGAAGCTGTTCAATTAGGCCTTAAGTCGAATGCCTACAAGATTGTGATAGAAAACGATAACATCGCTTGGTATGACCCTGTGACCGATACGACGCTAACCTCTGAACCTGAAGCAACACTCTGGCAAAAGATGGGAGCGTGGCTAGCGGGCTTGTTGCCCATAGAAGATCAGTTGTGA
- a CDS encoding VF530 family DNA-binding protein, with protein sequence MSQEQQEQQNNPLHGLKLEQLLTELVDYYGWDILDAAMRFNCFHTKPTIESSLKYLRKTEWAREKLENFYLSRFKRMPKASEEQFKLPPRQRTYPCGIEPRDPMPLTVESILSSQAKAASSHKARASAGGRYNRRS encoded by the coding sequence ATGTCACAAGAGCAACAAGAACAGCAAAACAACCCGCTACACGGTCTTAAATTAGAACAGTTACTTACCGAGCTGGTTGATTACTATGGCTGGGATATCCTCGATGCAGCTATGCGTTTCAATTGTTTCCACACTAAGCCGACGATAGAAAGCAGTTTAAAATATTTGCGCAAAACGGAATGGGCAAGAGAAAAGCTAGAGAATTTTTATCTATCACGTTTTAAGCGAATGCCGAAAGCGAGTGAAGAACAATTTAAGCTGCCTCCACGCCAAAGAACCTACCCTTGCGGTATAGAGCCTCGCGACCCAATGCCGCTCACAGTGGAGTCGATTTTGTCATCACAAGCGAAAGCCGCCTCTTCCCATAAAGCCCGAGCTTCTGCCGGTGGCCGCTATAATCGCCGTTCGTAA
- a CDS encoding transporter substrate-binding domain-containing protein, protein MSNIMRDRLNIVFLLLLSVLVSFSALAKYEMHFFVPDFPPYTTVDNQGNPTGLGVDKMTTILDSLDVNYDIEVGSNHGRALTELRLGRSDGFFMASKNSERDRYAVFSETIMVNRWVWVVLKENMADFDPKKEAFKKEARVMSLLNTNTNYWLLHNEYNTLPHAVDIQGLVEALDSGQTDAIFVAEVVFQHYVENSDKYQIILEKEKEFGVYISNNFLEKYPRFMFELNIAIRELR, encoded by the coding sequence TTGTCAAATATTATGCGTGATCGATTGAACATTGTTTTTTTACTGTTACTCAGTGTACTCGTTTCATTTTCAGCACTGGCAAAGTATGAGATGCACTTTTTTGTGCCAGATTTTCCCCCTTATACCACGGTTGATAATCAGGGTAATCCTACAGGCTTGGGCGTTGATAAAATGACCACGATACTCGATTCCTTAGATGTAAATTACGATATAGAAGTGGGTTCTAATCATGGTAGAGCGTTGACTGAATTGAGGCTCGGACGCTCAGATGGCTTTTTTATGGCATCAAAAAATAGCGAGCGAGATAGATACGCTGTTTTTTCCGAGACGATTATGGTTAATCGGTGGGTTTGGGTTGTATTGAAAGAAAATATGGCTGACTTTGACCCAAAAAAAGAAGCCTTTAAAAAAGAGGCTAGGGTCATGAGTTTACTCAATACCAATACTAATTATTGGTTGTTACATAATGAATACAATACGTTGCCGCATGCCGTGGACATACAAGGTCTTGTTGAAGCTTTGGACTCAGGACAAACGGATGCTATTTTCGTAGCGGAAGTGGTGTTCCAGCATTATGTCGAAAACAGCGACAAATATCAGATTATATTGGAAAAAGAAAAAGAGTTTGGTGTTTATATCTCCAACAATTTTTTGGAAAAATACCCAAGGTTCATGTTTGAGTTAAACATAGCAATAAGAGAGCTGCGCTAA
- a CDS encoding sugar O-acetyltransferase, with the protein MKYTVSGFEVQIPINSDLFHFQQAVKEKLYDFNHSRPSEERLRQTIMKEVLGSSNGVHIVPPFHCDMGKNIHFKEGGFLNYDVKILDLAEVTIGQYVQIGPNVVISTASHPLSLSERVLPVATANPITIGDNVWIGAGAVILDGVSIGDRCVIGAGSIVTKSIPADSVAVGSPCKVIKTIVQGEMPTDQEIEEMWQEINELEL; encoded by the coding sequence ATGAAGTACACAGTTTCGGGGTTTGAGGTTCAGATCCCTATCAATTCTGATTTGTTTCACTTTCAACAAGCCGTGAAGGAGAAGTTGTATGACTTCAATCATTCACGTCCCTCAGAAGAACGTTTACGTCAGACCATCATGAAGGAAGTACTGGGGAGCAGCAATGGCGTCCATATCGTCCCTCCTTTTCACTGTGATATGGGAAAAAACATTCACTTTAAAGAGGGCGGTTTTCTCAATTACGATGTTAAAATTCTGGATCTTGCAGAAGTGACCATTGGGCAATATGTACAAATAGGCCCAAATGTTGTCATCAGCACCGCAAGCCACCCTTTGAGTTTGTCTGAGAGAGTATTACCGGTTGCGACTGCAAATCCAATTACGATTGGCGATAATGTATGGATTGGTGCAGGGGCGGTGATTCTTGATGGTGTGAGCATCGGAGATCGTTGTGTTATTGGTGCGGGCAGCATCGTGACCAAGAGCATACCCGCTGACAGTGTTGCTGTTGGGTCACCTTGCAAAGTGATCAAAACCATTGTTCAAGGTGAAATGCCCACAGATCAAGAAATAGAAGAAATGTGGCAAGAAATTAATGAGTTAGAGTTGTGA
- a CDS encoding PhzF family phenazine biosynthesis protein, with protein MELGIYVVDAFTDVQFKGNSAAVVPLEHWIDSAQMQSIATENNLSETAFIKQTSDNHYQIRWFSPITEIDFCGHATLAASFVLFNYLGCEGQITYETLSVGELMVAQRLDGGIEMDFPKHSLQPISDIPEPLLKGLSITPQQVLKNNQAYVAVLASEQEVKEVSYDSEQLKRLAPFDVAVTALSNEYDFVSRYFWPASGGDEDPVTGSMHTGLAPYWSGILNKKNLVAYQSSGRGGVVYCDVQNERVTIAGYGVLYLKGTIFI; from the coding sequence ATGGAACTGGGCATCTATGTGGTCGATGCATTTACCGACGTCCAATTTAAAGGAAATTCCGCGGCAGTGGTTCCATTAGAGCATTGGATAGATTCAGCGCAGATGCAAAGTATAGCGACTGAAAATAATCTGTCTGAAACCGCTTTTATCAAACAAACCTCAGATAACCATTATCAAATCCGTTGGTTCTCGCCAATAACCGAAATAGACTTTTGTGGCCATGCAACGTTGGCGGCTTCGTTTGTGCTGTTTAACTACCTTGGTTGTGAGGGCCAGATCACCTATGAAACATTGAGTGTTGGTGAGTTAATGGTTGCTCAGCGGTTGGACGGTGGTATTGAAATGGACTTCCCTAAGCACTCCCTTCAGCCAATCTCAGATATCCCAGAGCCTTTGCTGAAAGGGTTATCAATAACGCCTCAGCAAGTATTAAAGAACAATCAAGCTTATGTCGCGGTATTGGCTTCTGAACAAGAAGTCAAAGAAGTCAGTTATGACAGCGAGCAGCTGAAGCGGTTGGCGCCTTTTGATGTTGCGGTCACGGCATTGTCGAATGAATACGATTTTGTCTCTCGTTACTTTTGGCCAGCTTCAGGAGGGGACGAAGATCCCGTCACAGGTTCCATGCACACGGGTCTTGCTCCGTATTGGTCGGGTATTTTGAACAAGAAAAATCTGGTCGCGTATCAATCCTCTGGTCGAGGAGGCGTCGTGTATTGCGATGTGCAAAATGAACGAGTCACGATCGCAGGTTATGGCGTCTTGTACCTAAAAGGCACGATTTTTATCTAA
- the ylqF gene encoding ribosome biogenesis GTPase YlqF: MVNNTIQWFPGHMHKALKEIEEAIPQVDVIIEVLDARIPFSSENPVISKLRGETPVIKVLNKRDLADPELTQLWIDHLEKEQGVKAIAITTSQAHEVNKVMDLCRKLAPHREEIGKNIRTMIMGIPNVGKSTIINSLAGRTIAVTGNQPAVTRRQQRINLQNGVVLSDTPGVLWPKVENPHSGFRLAATGAVKDTAMEYDEVAFYTVEYLAKQYPEKLKQRYMIDELPESDVELMEEIGRKRGALRSGGRVDLHKASEILLHELRNGTLGQITLELPEMITKELVEVEIETAKKIEQQIKKKEERRKRYLRNKR; this comes from the coding sequence ATGGTTAATAATACAATCCAATGGTTTCCAGGGCACATGCATAAAGCCCTTAAAGAGATTGAAGAAGCGATTCCTCAGGTCGATGTCATTATCGAAGTTCTTGATGCTCGTATACCATTTAGTAGTGAGAACCCGGTCATTTCCAAGTTACGTGGTGAAACACCGGTAATAAAAGTACTGAATAAAAGAGATTTAGCGGATCCCGAACTTACCCAATTATGGATCGATCACCTTGAAAAAGAGCAAGGAGTGAAAGCCATCGCGATAACTACTTCTCAAGCTCATGAAGTGAATAAAGTCATGGATCTCTGCCGTAAACTGGCTCCCCATCGAGAAGAAATCGGAAAAAACATTCGCACCATGATCATGGGGATTCCTAATGTCGGTAAATCCACCATCATCAATTCACTCGCTGGCAGAACTATCGCGGTAACGGGCAACCAGCCTGCTGTGACTCGTCGTCAGCAACGTATCAACTTGCAAAACGGTGTGGTGCTTTCAGATACCCCTGGTGTTTTGTGGCCAAAAGTAGAAAACCCTCACAGTGGTTTCCGCTTAGCGGCGACGGGAGCAGTAAAAGACACCGCAATGGAATACGATGAAGTGGCTTTTTATACCGTTGAATACCTTGCGAAACAATACCCAGAAAAGCTCAAGCAGCGCTACATGATCGATGAGTTACCTGAGTCGGATGTTGAGCTGATGGAAGAGATTGGACGCAAACGAGGGGCTTTACGCTCTGGTGGTCGTGTTGACCTCCATAAAGCCTCTGAGATTCTTCTTCATGAACTTCGCAATGGAACACTGGGGCAAATTACTCTAGAGCTTCCAGAGATGATCACCAAAGAACTGGTCGAAGTAGAAATTGAAACGGCGAAAAAAATAGAGCAACAGATTAAGAAAAAAGAAGAGCGACGTAAGCGCTACCTTCGAAATAAGCGTTAG
- a CDS encoding GTP-binding protein, whose amino-acid sequence MHNRVPTNIITGFLGVGKTTAILNLLKNKPEEENWAVLVNEFGEIGIDGAILAENGAMIKEVPGGCMCCTAGVPMSVGINALLRRNPDRLIIEPTGLGHPKKVVATLISPQYQNYVDLKATIALVDPRNLSIDKYIENQNFNDQLATADVVIANKMDQCDSNDLDVFERWVAQQNPTKVLTQTVVQGQIPLETLDVTRRESGASSQIEEHHHHHAEMEPQFQLPPGQAFVRKENAGQGYHSCGWLFGAEHSFDFDELFSMFSALKAERVKAVVNTNQGCFAFNIANGVVSVNEISLEGFESRIEVIDTELMPWDQLESVLLKIAGM is encoded by the coding sequence ATGCACAATCGTGTTCCCACTAATATCATTACCGGATTCTTAGGCGTTGGTAAAACGACAGCCATACTCAATTTACTAAAGAACAAACCAGAAGAAGAAAATTGGGCGGTACTGGTCAATGAATTTGGTGAAATAGGCATTGATGGTGCGATTTTGGCGGAAAATGGGGCGATGATCAAAGAAGTGCCCGGTGGCTGTATGTGCTGCACCGCGGGTGTTCCGATGTCGGTTGGTATTAATGCATTGTTAAGACGAAATCCGGATCGTTTGATCATCGAACCAACAGGGCTTGGGCATCCTAAAAAAGTGGTAGCAACGCTCATTTCACCTCAGTACCAAAACTATGTTGATCTGAAAGCGACGATTGCACTCGTTGACCCGCGAAATTTGAGTATCGATAAATACATTGAAAATCAGAATTTCAATGATCAACTCGCGACAGCAGACGTTGTCATCGCTAATAAGATGGATCAATGTGATAGCAACGACTTAGACGTGTTCGAACGTTGGGTTGCTCAGCAGAATCCTACTAAAGTCTTGACTCAAACCGTCGTTCAGGGGCAGATCCCTTTGGAAACGCTTGATGTCACGAGACGTGAAAGTGGAGCGTCTTCTCAGATTGAAGAACATCACCATCATCATGCAGAGATGGAGCCTCAGTTTCAACTGCCACCAGGACAAGCTTTTGTTAGAAAAGAAAACGCTGGTCAAGGCTATCACAGTTGCGGTTGGCTTTTTGGCGCAGAGCACTCATTTGATTTTGACGAACTGTTTTCCATGTTTAGTGCATTGAAAGCAGAACGCGTTAAAGCGGTGGTGAATACCAATCAAGGTTGTTTTGCTTTTAACATTGCCAATGGGGTGGTGTCCGTCAATGAGATATCGCTAGAGGGTTTCGAATCTAGAATTGAAGTCATTGATACCGAGCTAATGCCATGGGATCAACTCGAAAGTGTTTTACTCAAAATTGCGGGCATGTAA
- a CDS encoding TDT family transporter — protein sequence MNWKRFLQFGGVPPSQASLALGMIGLGQAWDLYLPFYGDLIRPYLAGIGALLLLPVLLKYITNFRMFISDLRHPVSGSLMAPISMSLLMLCDYLAAVSPIIAYPIWFAALLLHLSMMTLFFTFQLSNFKMSHILPSWFLYPVGLISSSLAGTQFGYTVFSSTLVNTCIAIYFFMLPVVLYRLVFEGALSVRAKPTLAIMAAPINLSLASYLVNFPNPDPILTGALAGIAVTMTLFIYLCYFRLLRLQFKPSIAAITFPSVISSVAMYRLTDFFDEYHPHWHWLHKFGFLELTISTGLVIWVSIGFIKMYWPQLGQKF from the coding sequence TTGAACTGGAAACGATTTCTTCAATTTGGCGGCGTCCCACCATCGCAAGCTTCTTTAGCGCTAGGCATGATTGGTTTAGGTCAAGCATGGGATCTTTACTTACCTTTTTATGGTGATTTAATTAGACCCTACCTTGCAGGCATTGGGGCGCTTTTATTACTTCCAGTCTTACTAAAATACATCACTAATTTTAGAATGTTCATCAGTGATCTTCGTCATCCTGTCAGTGGGAGTTTAATGGCCCCTATCAGTATGTCTTTACTGATGCTATGTGACTATTTGGCTGCAGTTTCCCCGATTATCGCTTACCCTATTTGGTTTGCAGCTCTATTGCTGCATCTTTCTATGATGACGTTGTTCTTCACATTTCAACTCTCGAACTTCAAAATGTCGCATATATTACCCAGCTGGTTCTTGTATCCAGTAGGGTTAATCAGTAGCTCACTGGCAGGGACTCAATTTGGCTACACCGTGTTTTCATCTACTCTAGTGAACACATGTATCGCTATCTACTTCTTTATGCTTCCTGTCGTTCTTTATCGTTTGGTATTTGAAGGCGCATTGTCGGTTCGAGCTAAACCGACTTTGGCAATCATGGCAGCGCCTATCAACCTATCGCTGGCCAGTTATCTGGTCAACTTTCCTAACCCAGACCCTATTTTAACGGGTGCATTAGCGGGTATTGCCGTCACTATGACGCTGTTTATCTATTTATGCTATTTCAGATTACTGCGTCTTCAATTTAAGCCTTCAATAGCGGCAATCACATTTCCTTCTGTGATTAGCTCCGTAGCAATGTACCGATTGACTGACTTTTTTGATGAGTATCATCCGCACTGGCACTGGCTCCATAAATTCGGCTTCTTGGAACTGACTATTTCTACTGGCTTAGTTATTTGGGTCTCTATCGGCTTCATCAAGATGTACTGGCCTCAGCTCGGTCAAAAGTTCTAG
- the cqsA gene encoding alpha-hydroxyketone-type quorum-sensing autoinducer synthase codes for MNYKKSSILPEACAKKLEHDLNRLIIPADKGKNLVLGKPPSPGDVILQSNDYLNLGNHPSVIGAQISSLRSSKNNSFMSNVFLHNDALSRKTACEMSSFTEFDHCIIAPSGWIANTALMQTICHSNSNVYIDFFTHMSLWEGARYAGANIFPFMHNNTRHLKRLIRRNGPGIVVVDAIYSTIGTIAPLSDIIAVAKDENCATVVDESHSLGTHGPQGAGLLKHLNISADVDFMTASLAKTFAYRAGAIWCNNRFGESLPYTAYSSIFSSAMMESELERIRATLSVIKTCDRERETLFENANILIQGLKKIGFNIRSQSQIIAIETGDSTNTINVRNYLDKHGVLGSVFCPPATPNNKNIIRLSIHSDITKDQIEHVLSIFRQAFNQPNLYFMQP; via the coding sequence ATGAATTATAAAAAATCATCAATACTGCCTGAGGCTTGCGCTAAAAAATTAGAACACGATCTCAACCGCTTGATTATTCCTGCCGATAAAGGCAAGAACTTAGTACTGGGAAAGCCCCCTTCTCCGGGAGATGTTATTCTGCAAAGCAATGACTATTTAAATTTAGGTAACCACCCATCAGTTATCGGAGCCCAGATCTCATCATTACGATCAAGTAAAAATAATTCATTTATGTCGAACGTATTTTTACATAATGACGCACTCAGCAGAAAAACAGCTTGTGAAATGTCTAGCTTTACTGAGTTTGATCACTGCATCATTGCGCCATCCGGTTGGATTGCTAATACCGCCTTAATGCAAACCATTTGTCATTCCAATTCCAATGTATATATCGATTTTTTTACTCACATGTCGTTATGGGAAGGCGCTCGATATGCTGGCGCCAACATTTTCCCGTTTATGCACAATAACACCCGCCATTTGAAGCGTTTAATTCGTCGAAATGGTCCTGGAATAGTAGTCGTTGACGCTATTTACAGTACGATTGGTACCATTGCACCTTTAAGCGATATTATCGCCGTTGCAAAAGACGAGAATTGCGCGACCGTAGTTGATGAATCTCATTCATTGGGCACGCACGGTCCGCAAGGTGCTGGACTGCTAAAGCATCTCAATATTTCTGCCGATGTTGACTTTATGACCGCAAGCCTGGCAAAAACGTTTGCTTATCGTGCTGGCGCAATATGGTGTAACAACCGTTTTGGCGAGAGCCTACCTTATACTGCTTATTCGTCTATTTTTAGTTCAGCGATGATGGAAAGTGAATTAGAAAGAATCAGAGCGACTCTTTCAGTAATAAAAACATGTGACCGGGAAAGAGAAACGTTATTTGAGAATGCAAATATCCTGATTCAAGGATTGAAAAAAATTGGCTTTAACATACGCAGCCAGTCTCAAATAATAGCGATTGAAACGGGTGATTCCACTAACACGATAAATGTCAGAAATTATCTTGATAAGCATGGCGTATTAGGATCGGTATTCTGCCCCCCCGCGACCCCTAATAATAAGAACATCATTCGTCTTTCGATACACTCTGACATTACGAAAGACCAGATAGAACACGTTCTCTCTATTTTTCGCCAAGCTTTTAATCAGCCTAACCTGTATTTCATGCAACCGTAA
- a CDS encoding response regulator, with the protein MTLVNKIYKYAEPNLNIVGWMGFVGFPFYYFIWSSVFPQPYENLPLRIVCSLALLTLALRDFVPRSLHRYLPHYYVWAIALCLPFFFSYMLMMNDWSMVWVMSFMASIFLHILLVHETRILVMQCVGSIGCAILASYFVGGQVEWHEIDWSYVPIFVFTYMFGNIFYFRNQMEHESKIALAKSFGAGIAHEMRNPLSALKATIDLLKTMLVDNSVSAPTPSEKDQKIVSELLDDASEIIKNGNEAIDLLLTSIDENRVSRSTFSIHTIEDVLSDAINSYPYKSLNAKDSVVVSKCENFEFLGSDTLLKYALYNLFKNAFYYQGEETFRLDIRVESTHEFNVLSVRDNGVGIEKEKIGSIFNDFYTFGKNGSFGLGLPFCRRVMLSFGGDIVCHSEKGEWTEFVLMFPKCDSDGVKDIKLDLIRNKSILSINVELPITKALNDGSFYRGYSFQTITLSTAIKREEYQFEYDLIFVDLDEIDELALALLEDKLSFTEAKIVYLYQPDKHYHSNFNRFISCCAVSKKDMTLSLPQTLERLFFVPSCDDKNAIPKKTMVHTSTMVLLVDDNDSLRSLTTLLLSQQGFQVVEAKDGSEVLKLVDSEDVDIIIMDIEMPHIDGYKATQILRTSGHIKSNIPIIGHTGNNSQECIDQMKQAGMNDYVIKPATKDALLEKIEHYV; encoded by the coding sequence ATGACTCTTGTTAATAAGATATACAAGTATGCTGAGCCTAATCTCAATATTGTAGGCTGGATGGGTTTTGTAGGTTTCCCGTTTTATTATTTCATTTGGTCTTCAGTGTTCCCTCAGCCCTATGAAAATCTACCTTTACGAATTGTTTGTTCGCTAGCGTTATTGACCTTGGCGCTAAGAGACTTTGTTCCTCGTTCATTGCATAGATATTTACCGCATTATTATGTGTGGGCAATTGCTCTGTGTTTACCGTTCTTTTTTTCATATATGTTGATGATGAACGACTGGTCCATGGTTTGGGTTATGTCTTTTATGGCATCGATCTTTCTTCATATACTCCTGGTCCATGAAACACGCATTCTTGTCATGCAATGTGTTGGGTCTATTGGCTGTGCAATACTCGCGAGTTATTTTGTGGGTGGCCAAGTGGAATGGCATGAGATTGATTGGTCTTATGTACCGATTTTTGTCTTTACCTATATGTTTGGAAACATCTTCTATTTTAGAAACCAGATGGAACATGAGTCTAAGATAGCGCTAGCCAAATCTTTCGGTGCAGGTATCGCACATGAAATGAGAAATCCATTAAGTGCTTTAAAAGCGACGATAGATTTATTAAAAACCATGTTAGTTGACAATAGTGTGTCGGCACCCACTCCATCTGAAAAAGATCAAAAGATAGTGAGTGAGTTATTAGATGATGCGAGTGAAATTATTAAAAATGGCAACGAAGCCATCGACTTACTGTTGACGTCTATCGATGAAAATCGGGTTTCTCGTTCGACTTTTTCGATACACACCATTGAAGATGTTCTGTCTGATGCCATTAACAGCTATCCCTACAAATCCCTCAATGCAAAAGATTCTGTCGTGGTATCAAAATGTGAAAACTTTGAATTCTTAGGCAGCGACACGCTTTTAAAGTATGCATTGTACAATCTATTCAAAAATGCGTTTTACTATCAGGGTGAAGAAACGTTTCGATTGGACATTCGTGTCGAATCTACGCACGAATTTAATGTACTTTCTGTTCGAGATAATGGGGTTGGCATTGAAAAAGAAAAGATAGGTTCGATATTCAATGATTTCTACACGTTTGGAAAAAATGGCAGCTTTGGACTCGGGTTGCCCTTTTGCCGACGTGTGATGCTCTCGTTTGGTGGGGATATTGTGTGCCATTCCGAAAAAGGGGAGTGGACTGAATTTGTCTTAATGTTTCCGAAATGCGATTCAGATGGGGTTAAAGATATTAAACTCGATCTTATCCGAAATAAATCCATTCTATCGATTAATGTTGAGCTGCCTATAACAAAAGCGTTAAACGACGGTTCTTTTTATCGCGGCTATTCTTTCCAAACCATTACTCTGAGTACTGCTATTAAAAGAGAAGAATACCAATTTGAGTATGATTTAATATTCGTCGACCTCGATGAAATAGACGAACTGGCTCTCGCTTTACTAGAGGATAAACTCTCCTTTACTGAGGCCAAAATCGTTTACTTATATCAACCGGATAAACACTACCATTCAAATTTTAATCGCTTTATATCTTGTTGTGCCGTGAGCAAAAAAGACATGACATTATCGTTACCCCAAACGCTAGAACGTTTGTTTTTTGTCCCCAGTTGCGATGATAAGAATGCGATACCCAAAAAAACGATGGTGCACACAAGCACAATGGTGTTGCTGGTCGATGATAATGATTCTCTGCGTTCTTTGACCACTCTGCTACTTTCTCAGCAGGGCTTTCAAGTAGTAGAAGCGAAAGATGGCAGTGAAGTGCTTAAGCTTGTCGATAGCGAGGATGTTGATATCATCATTATGGATATTGAGATGCCTCATATTGATGGCTACAAGGCAACTCAGATATTAAGAACATCGGGCCATATAAAATCAAATATCCCTATTATCGGGCATACAGGAAATAATAGCCAAGAATGCATTGACCAGATGAAACAGGCTGGCATGAATGACTATGTGATTAAGCCAGCAACTAAAGATGCGTTATTAGAAAAAATAGAACACTATGTTTAA